CAACACCGGCGACCGCCGCCGCCGCATTTCGTTGTCACCTTTAACGAACGCTTTGGTAAACCGGATAGAACACCGGTGGAGCGGTGCTGTCAACGCCTGCAAGAGAACCGATCGACGCCCTCCAAAGCGCGTCCACCTGCGTTCTTCTATATAGATCCCTGAGGATCCATCAGGTCACAGAAAATTAAGAAGAGTCCAGGATTCCAAAACTTCTGTCCTTCTCAACCACTGGGCCCCGATCGAGGCGATCGCAACCCGCATCACCTGTGACCGCCGCCGGCCCAAGACCAACCGCGTGCCCTGACCTCCGGCCGCGAATCCGTTGCCGAAAAACCGTTAGCCCCACGGCGGCGGCGCATCTCCTCCCGTTGGACGAGCCCTGTTACGAGCACCCTGGAGGCCCAGCGGATGACCAAAGAAGTCGACGCCGATCTGGTGGCCGCGGCACGTGATGGCGACCGCGCGGCCCTCGACGCCCTGACCGCCGACTGCCTGCCCTTGGTCACGACCGTCGTCAGTCAGTCCCTGTCGCACAGGTTCGACATCGAGGACACCGTCCAAGACACAATGCTGAACCTCGTGCGCGGGCTGCCGAAACTACGCGACCCCGCCGCGTTCCACGCCTGGCTGATGACCATCACCACGAACCAGGTCCGCAAACACCATCGTCGCCGCACACCCGCACCACAGCCGCCTGAAGCGTTCGACGGCTTCGCCGACCCCGGCTCGGACTTCACGAACCTGGTCATCGATGAAATCGGGCTGGCCCACCAGTGCCGGCAGACCGCCGAAGCGACTCTCTGGCTGGACGACGCCGACCGCGAACTGCTCTCCCTGTGGTGGCTCACGGAAACCGGACGGCTGAGCCGCGCCACGATGACCACGGCGCTGGGTCTGAGCACACACACGACGACCATGCGCGTCACCCGCATGAAGACACAGCTCGGCGCTGCACGGTGCATTATCAGGACTCTGGCAACCACTCCCCCGTGCCGCCTGCTGGTCAGAGTCACGGCGACCTGGCCCGGCCGGCCCTCGCAGCTGTGGCGCAAGCGCATCTCCCGCCACATACGCGAATGCGACTACTGTCTGAGATGCGTGGAGGACCTGGTCCCCATCGAACGACTGCTGACTGACTCGTCACCGCCTCCGCAGGCTGCCGGATCCGAGCCTGCCTTGACGCCACATCGATGTACAACAATCGGATCAGCGGCCTTGCTCGCCAGCTGACCGTATTGTTGGTCCAAAGTCGCGCCGGCATCAGCCAGTCAGCTGAAGAGCGTGCCATCGACGAGGAACTGCAAGGAAGCCGTGTTGTAGTAGTTGACGGTGATACCTATGGTCGAGTCATACGGCTTGCCGCT
The window above is part of the Catenulispora sp. MAP5-51 genome. Proteins encoded here:
- a CDS encoding RNA polymerase sigma factor; this encodes MTKEVDADLVAAARDGDRAALDALTADCLPLVTTVVSQSLSHRFDIEDTVQDTMLNLVRGLPKLRDPAAFHAWLMTITTNQVRKHHRRRTPAPQPPEAFDGFADPGSDFTNLVIDEIGLAHQCRQTAEATLWLDDADRELLSLWWLTETGRLSRATMTTALGLSTHTTTMRVTRMKTQLGAARCIIRTLATTPPCRLLVRVTATWPGRPSQLWRKRISRHIRECDYCLRCVEDLVPIERLLTDSSPPPQAAGSEPALTPHRCTTIGSAALLAS